GGGATGCCATATTGGACTGCAACGAACAGGGCAATCGCTCCTCCTAAGAAGTACCAAAGTGATTCAATAATGACAGATGCTCGATTCATTGTGTGATCCTTTCTGCGTCAATATTCAGGCGGCTGCCAATAACGCATAACACTCGCTTCGCGCAATTGCGGCATAACGCTTGAGCTAACCCGCGCCCGCCCGAGGAGCGGCGGGTTGAGCGAATTGTTGAACTTAGGCGCGCAGGCGCGCCGGTAATAGGCTGAGCAAAACGGTTGACGGCATTTTAAAAAGGACCTCCTTAGCTACTACAGTATGCGTAAGGAGGTCCGTCATGAATGAACTACAGCGTTTAAAACAGCTTCAACAACAAATTGTCAACCCAACAATAGAAGGAGTACCACAAATAGATGCTCTGGAGCAAATGCAATTGCGGATGCTTGGAGATATGCAATTGCAAGGCCTGGCAGAGCGGACGCAAGAATCGTATGTGCGAGGGATCCGGAAATTAGCGGAGCATGACGGAAAGGGACCGGATCAGATCAGCGATGAGGAAATATGGGAGTATTTTATGTTGTGGGGCCCAACGAAAACGCAGGCACGAACCGCCCCGTTGCTCGAACAAAACCCGTGTGGGCACGGAAGTTCTGCACGGACCCGCCCCGATGCTTGAACGAAACTCGTGTGGGTACGGAAGTCCTGGACGAACGGCCGCGTGGTGCTTCTCCCAGGCTACTGAAAAGGTGCTAAATATACTTTTTACAAAACTGTGACCACGATTCTTGCCACGTTTACGACCCTCATTTTCCGACTCACAATGTGCTCCGACGGCGCGCTACGGGCGTAGCTTGTAAGATTCCCCCAGCTTTCCCGCGGCCTGCCAGTGCTTGCCTGCCCGCACCAGTTCAGCCACCTGACGAATGTGCCCCAGATCGTGCATCGCCCACTCGTGGAGCATCTGCTGGAGTGTGATTTCGCCCGCAGCCTGGTGCATGGCACGCCGTTCCCCAGCGGCGCGCGGCAGTGAGCGCAGGAACTCGATATTCGTCTCGCGCTGCTCCTCGAAATGATCGAAGGCATCCTCTGCATCGGCGCCCTTATAAAGATCCAGATACATCTGCGCATCGTCCGGTTCGAACTCCGGCAGTTCTTCGCTCAGAAAGCGATCCACCCGCATGCGATAGCAGTGGCCTTCGCTATGCGAAAGGTGCGCCAGCACCTCGGCCACCGAGAAGCGATCCGGCGCCGGCTTCCACTCAGCGTCGTCATGATTGAGCTCACGCATCAAACCGCGCAGAATCGCCGGCGTCTCCTCGAGCAGGTCGAGGCAATCCATCCCATCGTCATCTTCCATCATGCGATTCATCCTACGATATTTTCCCCGCCATCCACATGCAGGATATTACCGGTAAGCCACCCGATGGTCGAAGGAGACCGTGTGGGCACGCAAGTCCTGCACGAACCTGACCCACTGCTCGACGGGACCCGAAAGGCGCGACCGTGCATTGCTCGTCGTTTTCTCCCTTCGGTGCGCGGGCTTGGCCCGCGCTGCCTATCGCTGGAGCTCACCGGCAGCAGCCGCGGCGAGCGAAGGCGCGCTGCTTGCATCTTTCCCCAGCACCAAACAATGATAGCAGTAAATAGGTTCCCCAGCAAAAAGGATTCTAACCGCTCTGCAAGCAGCGTGACTGAGCGAGACGCGGTTGCGGTCCGGTGCAGCGAATTGTTCGGCAGCACGTTTGCTAGTTACCTCTTTATTGCATGATAAGCAGGAGTCGAATTATTTGAGGTGGCGTCGGTTTGGCGTGCTAAGTGTAGAACAATATCTGGGTTTTCCTGCTCAAACGTTTCACGAATCTTGTGCGCCTGACGGAGGATCGGAAACCTTTGTTCTAGACGTTCCAATGCATGAAAAACGATGAGAAGGAGAATATCAATGATGAGGATTGCCACGGCAAGCTTGATCGCAGACCGCCAAGAAGAAAGTGAACCAACAAGTAATATGAGGATAGGTGCGAATATTAGATTGCCAGGGAACATTGCGGCAGCAAGACATCCGAGGCTGTTCATGATTTTCTCAGCGAATCGACCTGAAGAGGAAGTAAGCCTGCGGAACTCGCTATCGCTGTTGCGATTTTTCCAGCGTACAAGGCTGTAAACGGTGAGACGATAATCCCCTGGTGGTATCTGAATCTCTTCAGATAATCCGTGCTGCCTTTTTGTGTTGGGAAAGCAGAGGAATTCAATACCATCCGAAATGATGGTCCCGCTCGGAACATGCATAAGTGAATTCACGACACGAGCCTTTTGGCCTGCTTTCTCAATGAGGTAATCCGGAGGTTCCTCATTAATAAAACACTTAATGTGAGGTTCGCAATCTCCATGAGGGATATGCAATACGAACGCTAAGCCTTCTTTTGCGAGAGAGGCGATGGCTTCTTTTGGAGGTGGAGAAGGTTCAGCGCTCTCTAGATCCGGATCGATAGGAAACCCAGCAGGCAACGCATGTGGATCATAGATCGCAACGTGTTGTTCTCTCGAACTTGGAGAGAAGTCTTTTTGCATGCGATTGTGTTAAGTCGTGCAGCCGAACGCCGGAGATCAGTCGCCGCAGCCGTGACGAACGTAGGCCCGCTGCTTGCAGCCTGCCCCAACACTAAAACATGATAGCCGATTTGCCGTTTCCTTGCATTAAAGCTTTTAAGCCGTACTGCAAGCAGCGTGACTAAGCGAGGCGCGGGTGCTGTCCGGTGCAGCGACTTGTTTGGCGCCGAGGTCGATCAACGTAGAAGCCCGATGATGAAGCTTGATCCATGAACGAAGGTGCAGACAATGAAAACGACGGCTGCGCCATGGCTGAGTTTAGCGAATCGGCCACCCACTATCTCTTTTCGACTGCCAAGGTATTTGGATAGCACACCAAGGATCAGCGCTGGAGACTGTCCGAAAACTCCCGCGGTCCGCGAAACGTAGCGAAAATCGGAGGGGTTCAACGCCTAAGAATTGTTTTTGAGCGTTTATAGAGCAAATGGTGAGCGTGGTTGAATTTCTCATGATAGTTTTCGGCGACTTGTTAGGCGGCCTATTTGCCAACGTCTTCTAGCAACATTTCTCGCGTTTCAACATCTGTTTCAGTTAATAACCGTTCCTTTAGAAATTCCACGGCTTGGGGACTTCCAGTTGCGTTATGGATAAATCCGATTGATGCTAGGACGAAATAATGAGCTTCAATGTCTTCCGGAGAGTTTGCGACTCTTTTGAGCGGTTCCAGTAGTTGCAATGATGGAAAGTCCATCGGGAACTGTGATGCCCACCAACGAACACCGATTTGCGGGGACTGTAAAGCGGCAATCAGGTGGGGGACGACGACCGATCTGTCATGATGACGGAACACATCATCGCAGACTTGGTAAACGCCAAGACCCATGTCGTACGCAAATGCGTTAAGAAACAAGGGAATGCTTTCCGGATCGGGATTCGCAATGAAATAACCATCGGAAAGCACAAGTTACCACGCTTTTATGGCTGTATCTTCGGACTTCATCGAACGTGTTTATTAACTCATCTGTCAATTGTTCTTCAGTTGGCATCGGCTGATGCTGTCTGAGAAATTCCAGAGCTTCTGTGCGATTCATGATTTAGGCCGCGGAACGCCCTCAGCGGCAACACCAAGCCGAATGAAGGCTTGATGCTTGCGACTTTTCCCGGCTGCGACCTATTTTAGCTTGAAAACAGTGCCGGTGAGTAGATGTTTTTAGCCGATTGCAAAGCAGCAAGACTGAATGAGGCGCAGGTGTTGTCCGCTTGAACGATCTGTTCGCTCGCAACTTTCCCTGATCGCTTCTTTCAAGCGACAAGACTGAGTGAGGCGCGGGAGCCGGAGCAGTGGTGAGACGACTCAATCGAAACAAGCTTGGAGTTACAAGCCCGCTCGATAAGCCGGAGTAATCCGAAAGTCAGTTCAATCCGTATAAGTTTGTAGCGAATTGGAGTAGCATATACAAAAGAGGCGCGGAAATGATTCGTTTCTGGCTCCGCGAAACGGGAACTAAGGACTTTGAATCGCTTTTCCTGTCCAATCTCCAGATAATCGAGCGCATCGCCCGATCGGTTTCCCGACGCCATGGTTTTGGTTCCGATGAGCTGGATGATTTCTGCTCGCATGTCAAGACGAAATTTCTCGACAACGATTACTCGGTGCTCAAAAAATTTCAAGGGCGTTGCAGTCTACCTCTATATATAAAGACAGTCATTCATCGCCTTTGTATCGATTATGAAATTGCTCGAAAGGGCAAATGGCGGCCATCCGGAACGGCACAAAAACTGGGCTCCCTTGCAGTCCAATTGGAGGAGCTGCTCTACAAGAAACACCACAGTTTTGACGAAGCATGCCAGATACTAAGTTCCCGCCAGGGAATGGATCTTCAGCCGGAAATGCTGCACCAGCTTGCACAGAAGCTTCCAAAACGCTGGGGAAAGACAACAGTTCGTCTTGTTCCCATCGATGCCGTCGGAGGCCCGGGCCTGATTACCTCAACAGAGGCTCCAGACCCAAAAATGGAGGAAAGCGTTCAAATACTGTCCCAGGTCTTAAGAGATTTCATTCAAGGGTTGTCGGGAGCAGATCGTCTCATTTTGAAAATGCGTTTTGAAGACGATTTTACTTTTGAGG
This window of the bacterium genome carries:
- a CDS encoding phage integrase N-terminal SAM-like domain-containing protein gives rise to the protein MNELQRLKQLQQQIVNPTIEGVPQIDALEQMQLRMLGDMQLQGLAERTQESYVRGIRKLAEHDGKGPDQISDEEIWEYFMLWGPTKTQARTAPLLEQNPCGHGSSARTRPDA
- a CDS encoding DinB family protein: MMEDDDGMDCLDLLEETPAILRGLMRELNHDDAEWKPAPDRFSVAEVLAHLSHSEGHCYRMRVDRFLSEELPEFEPDDAQMYLDLYKGADAEDAFDHFEEQRETNIEFLRSLPRAAGERRAMHQAAGEITLQQMLHEWAMHDLGHIRQVAELVRAGKHWQAAGKLGESYKLRP
- a CDS encoding sigma-70 family RNA polymerase sigma factor, with amino-acid sequence MIRFWLRETGTKDFESLFLSNLQIIERIARSVSRRHGFGSDELDDFCSHVKTKFLDNDYSVLKKFQGRCSLPLYIKTVIHRLCIDYEIARKGKWRPSGTAQKLGSLAVQLEELLYKKHHSFDEACQILSSRQGMDLQPEMLHQLAQKLPKRWGKTTVRLVPIDAVGGPGLITSTEAPDPKMEESVQILSQVLRDFIQGLSGADRLILKMRFEDDFTFEEIARLLKKKKLQIYWRLRKILSDLQKELQSRSLSRDRIREITEHSVKTIDVDFLNETQQSQECPSKQEGT